taaactgatttttttctacaaatcGACAAAGAAAATAGTAACAGAAGAAAGGGCAAAGGACAGACAATTCAGAGATGAAATACAAATGTTCAGTAAATCATAGAAAGATATTTAAACTCACAAGCaatcagaaaaattcaaattcagatggGACCCTTTATATTCACCCATCCgatcagcagaaaaaaaaacagaaagaaaggggaaaatatcaGTGATGGAAGGGTGTGGGGAAATGAATGTCATCACAGCATGCTGACTGGAGTTTAAGGTGGCACAACTTTTTTGAGggtaatgaaaattttataactaCGTAGTCGTCCCCCCAGCAACCCGACTTCCAGATAAcaattctacagaaatatttgACCAGGTTCACAAAGAAGCATGTACAAGGACGGTCACTGCAGTGATGCAGTAACAAGAAAACTGGACATAATCAAAACATCCTTCAAGAGGGGCATtattaaactgtgatacattcacACTACGGAATACCATGCAGGAGTTTAAATGAATGGGGTAACCATCTATTTAccgggaaggaaagaaatctaccaaggtgagccaaaaattatttgcactttgGCTGcagaaattctatagccagagaaTGGATAATTGTAGACTCACCCTCCTAAGACATAGCATGAAGTGGAAAAATCAAGTTGCAGGAGattatcatttatgtaaaaaatgataaaatcatgTGGCAAACCTGTTGTTAccttaaatatgcatttactcAAATATATGGAAGAGTCTGCAAGGATATATACTAAACTCAAAGTAGCATGGGTGGGGGATTAGGGCACAAGGAAGGTTTTCACTATATCTGTTATTTCACTTTTCCATATTGAGTATAAAATCATGTATTACTTGTATAATGGAAACGAAGTTTAAATTGGCTCTTACTGATTTTAAAGAGGGCCtgccacatttaatttttaaaataaacacagaattccAGTCAGTAGGTTGCTTTGGGATATGGAGGGGGAAATACCTTTTCTCACAGCTATTGACCTCAAAATTCTGGACCAAGAAGGATCTTACAATGCAGTTAGCTCTTTGTATTCATATCTGGACAGAATATACTCACAGTGTCTCAGTCCAACGGTATGCCTTCCATACATTTTCATCAATGTAAGACATAGAGTTTCCTTGGAAATTTCTGTGAAGAAACACAGTTCACATCCTTGAATCGGCacgaaaagaatgaggaaaataagtaaaagaatcatGGTCACCTTGTGGGGAATATTCAAGTGCAGAAGAGACCAGTTTTCTCATTCCCACAGCTTCTCAGCTGCCCAGTGTGCACAGTTAATAAAGACATAACGTGAGGCCACTGGCACAAACAACGCGGCCTCTCCTCAGAACCTGAACTTCCTATCTGTCCAGATTCTTGGATACATAATGCCAGTTGCTTTGAatgtaagtctttttttccccaaaatcactTATGTGTCTAAAATGACTCCTaccaatcaatgagaaaaatggcAAACATTGCTCAATatcagcaaataaatataaagaaatcctacGCCAGGCAATAGCAAAGATTTGCTTAGTGCCCTCAAACTCACTCCACATGTTGGAAGGATAAGGGCAGTTAGAACTTGGAAGGACTAATATGAAAACATCTCTTAGACATACTGCATAGGGAAAAGCACAAAGCACTGAGCAAGGAGTAAAAGTATCACCTCATCAGGGGAACAAACGCAAAGGAAAGAGGTTGGAAGGAAGGACACCATCAAAATAGTAACAGGAGTTACCTTATTGGTGGTGGGAAGATGGGGTACAATTTGCACATCTCATCCTATatacttctgtgacttttttttttaaatgagaatgtaCCTGAGAATTAGACATGTTCAAGAGAAGCTGTTAAAATGTCGGAGGTTCAGTTTCAACCACTCATTCAGTGGATGGCTTTGAATCTTTACCTTTAGCTTTGTCCTCTTCCCTCAGCAACAGTGAAACTATTCAGTTTATATGCACATTCTTCAGGGGGCTCAGAAAGAAGTCAAAACAGATACCTCTCTGCCCATCGGCCTAAGGGACATTTCCACTCAAACAGAGCCTTCTGGGTGCTTTCTGCTCACCAGTAATAGATGCCTAAAACTGAACTCCTCTCCCTCACACTGACTCTCCTTTCTCCACTGCTGTATTTTCACTGTTACACCACCATCCTTCTGCCCTTCAACACACGTGATTTTCCTCTCTCCTGTATACCCAATCCTCCAACTCTAGTCAGTTACTACATCTTGTCAGTTCTTCCTCTGTAGtgctctcagaattttttttctactcccATCTCAACCATTCTAATTCAGCCCCTTCTCACTTTACTCCTAGATTTTGCTAGAACATGTTACTTGGTCTCCCTGAATCAAGCTTTCCCCTCTAGATCACtctacatacggaatctaaaatccTCCTCTCATTCTAATCATTTGTCTCTCTGGCTTGAAAACTTTCAGTGGCCCCCCCATATCTTAGAGCATAACTTTCAAATCCCCATTGCGGAGAGCCAAGGTTTTTCATAATCATATCTTTCACTGCTGCCTAACCCCATTCTTTACAGACAGACGGATCTACTAAACCCTGATCATCCCTGCACTCACACCTTTGCCTACACTGTACTCcctgttttttctctaaaaaatcatACCCAATCTTCACGTCCCAGCTAAAGTTTTAGCCTATCCATGCAGATTTCTGTGACCCCCACACCTCAGTGATTACAGGTTCTGGTGAATTACAGCCCCTATCTGTATCTCTTTTAATACTTTAGTATATATTACCTCCCTTTTAAGGCACATCCCCTTTCTTCCCACTTGGCATTGTCATGTTCTGGAGACAATGCTGGACTTCTGTGGCTCCCACAGTACTTGGCCCTGGGGTGGGCACAGAAAGGGTGCTATAAATAGAAAGCTAGGAAACGAATATGACTTCGAGATATAATGGAGAGAGtcaataatagtaatagctaacaCTAAAATACATGCTACGCACTGATATAAGAGCTTTACCTGTATTAACGCATCTAAATCTCACGACAATGCTATGAGATGATGACCGCCacagtccccactttacagatgaggacatggagtCACAAAGCTAATCAacgacagacctgggttcaaacccaggcggCCTGGCTCCGGAATCTcactcttaaccactctgtggTATTACCACCaacgaggtggggagaggcacatGTTGCTGTAAAGAGGATGCAGCAAAGATGGGAGAAGAGTCGATGTTAAGGAGTTAAATACTGGAGtaaaaaatggagaaggaaaaagaataagggcAATGATAAGTAGAaacctggagaagagggaacaataGCAAGAAGGAGAATGAAGATAAGCAACATTGACAAACAAAAGGTAGAAACGGAAAGTCAGTCAACATGGGTTGGGAAGATGAGGAAGGCCCAGGAAGACCTCGAAGAAAGGCTGCCATGTCAGgcaggatgcagagaacaaatgaggaaagggaTTCTTACACGGTGGTGAAGATGCCCTTGTAGGTGTTGGGCTGTGGCTCAGGCACTCTGTGGAGCTTCTGCTTGGGGCTGAGACCCACACAGGACAGCGTCTCATCTTTGCAGGTACAGAGCTCACACATGTTGATGTTCATGGTGGCATTCTGTTCTGCTTGCTTCTTTTTTGGGGTATAGTTTACACCAGGAAGACCTGTGGATACTGAATCCTGAggtgaaaataaaagaactgtcTCAGATGGACTTGGTTGCTGAGAAATGGTACCTCCCAGGTCCACAGGTGGAACTGTGACTTGAGTCAGAAATGGCTGTGCAAGTGCCACCTCAGTTGGCTGCAGGGCTGTAGAAGGTCCAGCCTCCGTAGTAGGTTCTGGAGCTGTCGTCTGCTCTGGGTCCATATGATGAGCTGTGACGCTGGGTGATGTTGGCTGCTGCCCTTGATCCTTACTTGGAGTTGGAACTGTCACCTCCTGCTGGAATGGAGGTTGAACTGGTAGCTCTGGAGGTTGTGTTGCGGTCTCCTGCATGGTTGGAGAAAGTTCAGTCTCCACATAGGATCCTGCAGTAACGTTAAGTGCGGCAGGGCTGTAGAATATGCAGACTTCATAGCAGGCTCTGGACTTACGGTAAGCTCCAGGTCCAAAGGTTTCGCTGTGACCCTGGGTGATGTTGGAGGCTCAGCATGAGCCTGATCTGGTGCTGGAACCGGTACCTCGGGACGCGATGGAGACTGAGCTACAACtgcctctggaggctgagcttggggCTGCCGCGTGGTTGGAGAAAGTTCAGCCTCCATACTGGATTCCGGAGTTAACGTAATTTCCAGGTCCAAAGGTTGAACTGTGACCTCAGTCAAGGTTGGATGTGGAAGCTGAACCTGCTCTGCACTTGCAATTGTCACTTCGGGGGATGCTGCTGGAACTGCACTCTGCTGCAGGACTGTGGAACGTTCAGCCTCTGTGGTAGGCTGGACTGGCAATGGTTCCACTTCTGTAGGGGGCTCTGATGCCTGAGCCTGAAGCTCCTGTTGTGTGGCAGAAGGTACCACCTCCTTAGGGGGCTCAGGAGATATATATGAGCCCCCCTGGGGAACCGGAGACTGAGCTGGGGCCTCCTGCTGCACTGCGGGATGTTccacctcttcagtgggctctacAGTTAAGAGAATCCAAGGGTTTAACTGTGCTATCAGGCAACACTGGATGTTGAGCTTCACCTGGACTTAGAGGTGAGCCTGTCACTTCATTAGGTAGTGAAGGTGGAGCTGCAACATCTGTAGGGGCCTCTGGAGGCTGAGTTGGGGGCTCCTGCTGGACTGGAGAAGGTTCAACACTTTCAGAGGCAGTTGGATGCGGATCTGAAACCTCTTGCTGCACTGACAAAGGTTTCACCTGCTCAGGGGACACTGTGAACTGGGCTGAGGCTTCTTGTTGGGATGGAGAACTTTCAACCTCATTAGTGAATGCTGGAGTTATGGCAAgtgcaagatccacaggtttaacagtgacagtgggccgctgcagaagCTGAGCTTGAtcctgacctagaggagaaaccgttgttacgtgatgctctggagagagaactaccatctcattagagagctctggagtctgagctgtggtctcctcttgtgctgaaagTTTATTAGGTGTAACAGCGTCTATAgattgggctggcaaaggttcaacctcgtcaggtggctgtggaggcagcgtgggggcctcgtgctgggctgtagacaattctgcactactaaggggcactgagggctgagctgaaggcttgtgctgagttggagaagg
The DNA window shown above is from Hippopotamus amphibius kiboko isolate mHipAmp2 chromosome 17, mHipAmp2.hap2, whole genome shotgun sequence and carries:
- the LOC130839585 gene encoding leucine-rich repeat-containing protein 37A3-like; translated protein: MSPLRLWFPWRVFVWHPLWLLAQAAQPLEWALDPVQWTSHHAHSNVPSVTLKPLDLELTITPEPTTEAKFPTAQQEVQPAQPSEPYEMTVSPPSHHQAQHSNVSTITIKPADVELSITAEPTPEVGPSPTQHKPSAQPSVPLSSAELSTAQHEAPTLPPQPPDEVEPLPAQSIDAVTPNKLSAQEETTAQTPELSNEMVVLSPEHHVTTVSPLGQDQAQLLQRPTVTVKPVDLALAITPAFTNEVESSPSQQEASAQFTVSPEQVKPLSVQQEVSDPHPTASESVEPSPVQQEPPTQPPEAPTDVAAPPSLPNEVTGSPLSPEPTEEVEHPAVQQEAPAQSPVPQGGSYISPEPPKEVVPSATQQELQAQASEPPTEVEPLPVQPTTEAERSTVLQQSAVPAASPEVTIASAEQVQLPHPTLTEVTVQPLDLEITLTPESSMEAELSPTTRQPQAQPPEAVVAQSPSRPEVPVPAPDQAHAEPPTSPRVTAKPLDLELTVRSYVETELSPTMQETATQPPELPVQPPFQQEVTVPTPSKDQGQQPTSPSVTAHHMDPEQTTAPEPTTEAGPSTALQPTEVALAQPFLTQVTVPPVDLGGTISQQPSPSETVLLFSPQDSVSTGLPGVNYTPKKKQAEQNATMNINMCELCTCKDETLSCVGLSPKQKLHRVPEPQPNTYKGIFTTVNFQGNSMSYIDENVWKAYRWTETLILSDNHLTELHKDSSEGLLSLQYLDLSCNKIQSIERRTFEPLPFLQFINLGCNLLTDLSFGKFQAWHGMQFLHKL